In Hippopotamus amphibius kiboko isolate mHipAmp2 chromosome 6, mHipAmp2.hap2, whole genome shotgun sequence, the genomic window TTTGCATGTCACATTGGACATGAGCAATCTGTCACTTTTCCCAATGCccacaagaaattttaaaatctccgataataagattaaaaatgtactTTCCTCTAATTACTAAAGAATCAGTAGATATTGTCTCTGAACAAAATTGAATCAGTTCATTTGCTGTATTTAAGGATTCATACTattatatctaaatttttaatttacatgatTACTATTTTATCACAAAACTCCagatactaaaatttaaaacaaaaaaggtatACATACAAAGAACAAATACAGTTATTGTACATTGATAGAGTGAAAGGAAACACAAATGTAAATAGATAATTATGGATGAAGTTTGGTTctaaaaatctttttcattttaaagctaaTAAAAGTTTTAATGTAAAGGTATTATTGTTTTGTCAATTTTATAAAAGCTTAGggtaaaattacttatttttcttttgagaggTCCAAGAAGAGCCTCATCTCCAGCTCTTGTGAATAGATTGTTCAATTTTTATCAAAAGAAGTAGGCTACATTTATATTCTGtagtgttttgctttgtttcccctACAATTTGTGTAAACATCTTTGTATCGTTTCTTCCCCCAATGTAAAGAAAAGTACTAGACTGAAAAATGGCTCTTAAAAAAACATCTCTGGTCATGTGACCTtccaaaaaattgtttaaaacaatACTTCTCACCCTTTTGCACTCCAGTGCTCATCTTGTAGTTGGGTGTTTTAACACTGGAGAGTACCTTAGAATAAGCCTGCCATTTTATTTAGGCTGAAAATGACTTGTTCATGATCCTGGAAGATTTTTGTTTTAGGATGTGAATCTTCCTAGTAGTTGTAAAATCCATTAGAAAGTCTTGCCAAGATTAggagaataaataattttgaagttGAGTTTAAGGTGAATAGAAAATGTGATGGCATTGGAAAGGGAAGCAAGACTAACTTGGGACCAGAGGTACTTGGAGTACAGATTGCATTGGTAGGTTATCAGATTGCTCTTTACCAACCTTTGGGTGTAGATTATAAGGTACTTCCCAAGAATCCTTCTTGCATTTCACCCCTGCCTACCACTGGACTAGATAAGACCCCTATCAAAAACTCTCTTAGGACTTGCACCACTTTTAAGTAACTAACACTTATTACACTCATAATTATTTGTTTGAtatctgttttctaaaatttttattttagagactATGTAGTTCACTCTTACTGCCAGCataacacagtgcctggtgccTGGAAAACACTTGCTGGCTAATAGGCCTACAGTCCTGTTTGTTCAAAAGAAAGGATTGGTTGATTGTACTTACACGAAtcaaaaacataaaggaaaagatacatACTTTTAGATCTGGTAATAAAGCGGGTATCTTGTGTTTTGTTGATCTGTTTGGTTCTGAGATTTTGATAAGCAAGACATACTTTATTTTAGCTGTATAATGTAATCTGTTAAAAAATTTTCAAGTCCATAGTAACAGTATGagttacagacatagagaacagacttgtggttgccaaggggaagaggTTGGGGGGGAGAACTGGGAGTTTAGATGCGAACTaatacatatagaatggataaacaataagatcctactgtatagcacagggaactatattcagtatcctaagataaaccataatggaaaagcgtattttaaaaaagaatgtgtgtgtgtgtgtgtgtgtatatatatatgtatgtgtgtgtgtataacagtgtagatcatctatacttcaagaaaagagagagcgaggaagaaagaaagaaagttaatCTCTATTGAACTattgaatataaaaagaaaatccaagctCATGCCTGCTAGAAATCTCTACTGAGAGGATCTGGGGATAGACCTATAGGATATCTTTAGAATCTCTTATAATAAGATAATTCTTTTGTAGAGTTTTCCATCTGATGAAGGTTGGCCATTTGCAAAATATCTTGGAGCTTGTGGAAGAATGGTGGCTGTAAATTATGTTGGAGAAGAATTGTGGAGTTACTTTAATGCACCATGGGAGAAACGAGTTGACCTTGCTTGGCAGTTAATGGAAATAGCAGAGCAGCTTACAAACAATGACTTTGAATTTGCACTCTACCTCCTGGACGTCAGCTTTGACAATTTTGCAGTTGGTCCTAGAGATGGGAAGGTAATCATTGTGGATGCTGAAAATGTTTTGGTTGCTGACAAAAGGTTAATTAGACAAAGTAAGTATAacttttagattttttctttgtcaaaaTAATGTTGACATTTACGTGAAGCAAACTTTTAATTTCCTCCTTAGAAGGCAACCTTGcatctttctttgttttatttgacCAGTATCAATAAACAAATACTTAAACTTGTACTCTTAGTCACAGTTTGTCCATATTAAGTAAAATATCCTTCAGATTCAAATGGATGCAGATACACTGTGTGTacatgactgtgtgtgtgtgtgtgtacacaggtcTTTTTCATACTGTTTTATGCTGTGGTGTAGGATCTAATGCAGAATTAAGTTTTTATATAGTTAAAAGGCTACCAGAGAGACTATATTGCTTTTGTGGAGTCCATGTTTTTCTGTGGAGTCTCTTACAGTAAAATGCTGTGTTTTGTTGTTCTGTGAGTTCCccccaatgatttttttttttctttttaaccacttAGATGATACTTAGCATTGCAGATCTCTGACTTTGGTATGACATTATTACGTCTCATTCAAAACTTTAAGCTCATTTATTTATGAGCTCTTCACAGGATAAATAGGCAGAATGTCTGAAGTGTTGAAAATCAAGTGTCATAGGAATTGTAAAGTTTCAGGGACAAAGCCTGTAGTTTTGTAACTAATatacttagtaaaaaaaaaaaaacaaaaaaataaacccgAAGTCTTGTTGTTCCATGGTGAGGGTCTTGTATTTTTAATCTCCTCGTGTCATGTGGGGGGGGTCTGTTGATGAAGATTTGTGGCACTTATGGAATGCAGTGAATGTAATAGCCGTCTATTAGGTTTACACTTTTTGCACCATCTTAGCTTGATCTTGTTAAATACGATTTTTCTCAGTGCCTTGTTCTGGTTCCATACTCACCAAACTACTTTCTGATTATTTCTTGATCTGCCAATTAGATTCTTTCACAGGGAGTGGATGCCCTTCTCTGGAGTGCTTCATTTCCTACTTACTTATGTTTGTGAATGTTGCAGCAACTTAcaccatgcttttctttttttaaagtgtacaattcagtggtttttattatattcagagttgtgcaacttgcctaaactttaaaactttattccaatatttgtaaaaataattttttttgtactttttttttttaatgtgggcaTTCCTGGAATACATGTTACAATTTTATACCAACTAATTCCTGACCTTGGATGAATACAATATAGCTTCTGTATTCTTGCATTTCATACAGTGAGCATTGCTCCAGTGCTACCTTAGCTCTGGCTAATTGTTTTCAAATGTCTCATGGTAGAGCTGTCTACACAGACACTTTGCAAAagaccatatttatttattcaccctCTTTTCTGAACTCTTTCCAGTAAATGACCTTTACAGGGAAATTGATTTTGTTGTGGCAACTCACTCAAGGTCCTTCCCTTTATCATCCAAACTGATAAAAACaatacacattcattttttttttcagacagaaTAGATCCTTCTTTGAGAACTTGTTGCATCAGTTATCATCTTCAACTTTTCACCCTCCTCCTTAAAATCCAGTTTTTCTTACCTTCACATAAACAGGTatccataagattctttcctgctttaacactatttttaaaagtgctgcttactggggcttcctaggtggcgcagtggttaagaatccgcctgccaatgcagaggacatgggtttgatccctgctccaggaagatcccacatgctgcggagcaactaagcccgtgtgccaataaaaaaaaaaaaaaagtgctgcttACTGCCCATCTCTACTTCCATAGCCTCCATTCATTTCTCAACCCGTTAAACCTGACTTAGAAGACCGCATTACCATTTGCAACCACCCAATTGGCAAATTCGTGACGTGACTGGTTAGTGACAACTTTCtgaaattctttccttctttggtttCCTTCTACTCAGgtagttccttttttaaaacataaatctgatCTTAGCACTCACTTGCTTAATGCTTTTAAATGACTTCCCATGGTTCTTTGAGTAAAATTCGTACTTCTTGCCAGAGAATAATCTGTGACTTGGACCTGTTCTGCTTCATTTTTAACATCCCTTCACTGCCCTTAATGCTTCAGCTACAGTGGCCTTTTAGTTTCTTGAATGAATCTTTCTACTGAATACCTCACAGCACTTTCTATTACTctgtatttatgtataaaatattaacattatgtTAATAGTGTATACCTTATCATCTAGTTAGAACCTCAAACTTTACTCATATAACTTCTCTGTTAATTTTTGTCTCAAATGTTTCTACAACGGGGCCTTTTTCCCTGGACCATCTTAGTCCCTCCAGTCTTCAGCCCAGTTACATTTCTATTAGACAAATCATGGTCATGACCATACAAGGTACAAACTATTTTTCTAGTCTTACCAGTGCCTCCTCCCCGGTTATCTGTCTCATGCTCTGGCCACAGTGAATTTATTGTTTCCTGAACCAGCTGGACCAATCCCTTAAATCTGTGCCTTTGTACATACTGTACCCTGCACCTAGCATGctgttttccctcttttctttccagaCTTTCTTGCCTTTCAAGACCTAAATCAGTTGTTTTGTGGCCCCCGGCACAGGTACTGCTTCCTCTGTACCCATGTAGCACTGTGTTGTACTTCTATGTGGCACTTTCTCTGTGTCATGGAGAGTTTCACTCTACACCGAACCCTTTAGTAGTAGGGACCTTGTCTGATCCTTCTGCCTGGCATTGGACGGACTCCTAATAAACGTTTGTgtataaattaatgtatttaaatgtttaatgttaCACAATTTTAAGAACAAATACTACTGTGTTAATTAGTCAAGTGTTACATTTTGGGAAACAATgaaaactcttttaaaatgtatttttctctttctccttttccccttttcacAGATAAACCTGAAAATTGGGATGTATGGTATGAAAGCAAATTTGATGACTGTGATAAGGAGGCTTGCttatcattttcaaaagaaattcttTGTGCTCGTGCCACTGTGGACCACAATTATTATGCTGTTTGTCAGAACCTCTTATCCAGACATGCCACCTGGCGTGGCACATCTGGAGGACTCCTTCATGATCCACCAAGTGAAATTGCCAAAGATGGCCGACTAGAGGCCTTGCTGGATGAGTGCGCCAATCCAAAGAAGCGCTATGGCAGATTCCAGGCTGCAAAAGAACTGCGTGAATATCTAGCACAATTAAGTAACAATGTGAGGTAGTCTATGGTgaactttgctttgcttttcttcatttaaatagCACTGGCTAAAACGAAACCACCAAAAACTATCTGGAAAAATGAAATTTGGAAGTAATACGTTCAGAGGATGATAAACTTGCACTGATCTCATGTTAACATCcatcaaaataagacaaaatatcaaaaatcacATGATGCTTCTGCAAATAAGTTTGTTCTTACACTTTGGAGGCTTGAGCTGTCGTTGACTGCTTTACCCCCTGAATGCCTGACTGGATTAATGAGCATTATTAAGCTATTGGAAATAAGTCTGATAGTTACATTGGCTTGTGTATCAAAGGGTACTTGGTACTTGACTTAGTTTGCATTACTGTCATGATTTTGTGAATCTCTTGTGTTTACTTTGAATGTCAAGTTAGATTGGCCTGTTTTATAGGCCACTTTTCCCTTCTGatgtgtagggttttttttttatgttttttattaaattttacacATTCAGGTTACTATAGGTGTTCATTTACATTTGGGCTAGTTTTCATTCAGTGCTATTCGGTACATATTTACTGTTAGGGCAGGATTCCCAGGTTTACTAAGTGTATTTTCAgaaaactgaatattttattatgtaaatacaTTTCTTCCTACTTTCTGTGGTTTCACCATTGCATGAGATCATTTAAGGTTATTTAACAGTTACATccctctatgccaataaattataAGTGTATACTAAACATGAACTTTGGCATATGTTGCAAAATGTCATTTTTGTCCCTTAAAAGGCTTTAAGAGTATACTAGCAATCTATACCTTGATGTTAATTtgattgaggggaaaaaaaaaccccagtatTTTGTAAATGCTAACTAGTCCAGGATAGTAATGCGTATGCCAAAGAAATATTAGACAAAGTCCTATGGTTAGATTATAAAATTGGTCACCTACTTTTTCTTACTATCCTACTTCCAATACTTCAACTCTGTCATTATTAAATTTGTATCTTCCTGGTTATTCTTTTATGTTGAAAGTTAAGCTACTGCTTCCAAACATATGTAACTTAAAGATGTCCTACCTTTTATTCACTGGTAGTTTTGCGAAAATCAATGTGGTAGTCATTATTTGAGTTTAATCTGGCATCATAACTTTATATTTATTGATGGACTAGTAATTCTTACTATAAAGCAGACAGGTTTAGCCAGTCTGTCCAGCTTGGTCTTCATCACCCAATTGTTAACCATCAAAAACATCAAATTGAAGTATGTAGATAAAAATTAACATATGTGTGAGATTTCTGTgggctgttttaaaaatttacagcaTATAAATTGGCTATTGCTAACGTACgtgatatttttgtttgaaattataACTTTTGTTTATGGCAAAGTTTGGTGTAGTGTGTGGTATTTAGTTCTAGACTGACCTTATTCTAATCAGAAAGTGATTAAAATATGCACAACCAAAgccaagtttttattttctttttcattcattcagcaactatttattgagcatcaacTCTTTGCCAGGTATATTACTAGCTGCTACACACTGTCTGAACATGACATATGGTTAAGTAACTTTACAGTGATTATCAAAGACTTTAATGTGGTATTTCTTAAGTTGAAATAGCATTCATTAAATTAGGATGATGCTTCCTTCATGTTATTTTACTGTTGTGATGGAAGTTCTACCTGTACCATCTATACTGGGTTGCTACTAAAAGAGcaggagaaaatgaataaagttaATCCCAGCTTAAAAACTGGCAGAAGGTTAAGATCTCTTCATTATAAAGTATATTGTATTATGTTAATTATACATCAGTACATTATGTATATCAACTAGCcctcaaagaaatatttaagtgCTGGAAATTTTACTAAGCTGACTTTTTACAACTTTGGAAAACTTTTGAGGGGATTAGGTAAAATTACTTGTCAAACATTCGCCTCTTACTCAAAACttcaaataaaatacacattttcaaaatggAGCACCttttatatttgataaatattcattATAAACCTTAGAATGCCAGTCATTAGAGGAATTGTCTTTCTGTGgtttagcaaacatttatctTACCTTTTGAAAGAGTGATTGTGATTGCAGAACAGGAAGTGAGAAAACACTGCCAGCAGTGATTGCTACTCAAGGTAGCTTTTTATAACCACCATTTCCCCCATGAGATTATGTGgaatttcttttatctttggaAAAGTTGAGGAAAAGATAGTAAAAGAATTAGGAATTTaaaattacagggaaaaatatgtatgtgaaaagcaataaatattttgttcactTTGCTATCAAGATGTTCACTATCAGATATTTATTATACAGcagcaatttatatttttaatcattgccCATTAATAGACgcagtaaaatatttttgaatcagACATTTGGGGTTTGTATGTGCATTAAAATTGTCTTTTGTACTGTAAGTTACcatttaatttgaatattttatcagAACTGTCTCCCTGTGCCTTTATAATATAAAGTTGTTTCTACAACTTTTAATGATCTTAATAAAGAATACTTTAAGAATCACACTTTTCAGACTATCTCTTAACTTCAAATATACAACTTTTTCTTGAATGGAAAGTGGGGTTATatagataagtttttttttctcttgcatgtattttgatataattttcagAAACTATCTGGTTGGATGTGAGCTGAAcgtaaaatgtgtttgttttcttctgtttttctgtagTAGTTGGTGACTTCTTAAGCTTTTACTACTAAAATGGGATAAAAAACTTCATTCTGGAATTTTTCAGATGTATACAAGAGAATAATATGAACAATAAACTGTGGTTAT contains:
- the DIPK2A gene encoding divergent protein kinase domain 2A isoform X2; translated protein: MVAVNYVGEELWSYFNAPWEKRVDLAWQLMEIAEQLTNNDFEFALYLLDVSFDNFAVGPRDGKVIIVDAENVLVADKRLIRQNKPENWDVWYESKFDDCDKEACLSFSKEILCARATVDHNYYAVCQNLLSRHATWRGTSGGLLHDPPSEIAKDGRLEALLDECANPKKRYGRFQAAKELREYLAQLSNNVR